The Anaerolineae bacterium genomic interval GTTGAGGATGGGCACCTTGGCCAACATGCGCACCCCGGTGGGGTCGCCCAGGCGCTCCGGGGGCGGGGTGAGGGACACGGCCACCACCGGGAGGTGGGGCGCCAGCAGGCGGGCCAGCCGCACCGGTACATTGTCCATCACCCCGCCGTCCACCAGAAGCCGTCCGTTCCGCTCGCGGGGCGGGAAGATGCCCGGCACGGCACTGGAGGCCAGCACGGCTTCGACCACCAGCCCCCGACGCAGGTACACCGTGCGGCCCTTGAAGATATCCACCGCCACCGCGCCGAAGGGAATGGGCAAATCGGCAAAGGTGCGCTCTTCCAACGCCTGACGCAGCATAGCCTCCACGCCGGCCAGCCCCATCAGCGAAGGCCCGTTGTCAGGGTGGCGCTGAAACGCCCGCTCGGGGACGCTTTCCACCCAGGCCGTGACCTCCTCGGCGTTGTATCCGGCGGCGTACAGGGCGCCGATGATG includes:
- a CDS encoding patatin-like phospholipase family protein, yielding MPEITLALGGGGSKGFAHLGVLRVLEEQGYRVRAVAGTSAGAIIGALYAAGYNAEEVTAWVESVPERAFQRHPDNGPSLMGLAGVEAMLRQALEERTFADLPIPFGAVAVDIFKGRTVYLRRGLVVEAVLASSAVPGIFPPRERNGRLLVDGGVMDNVPVRLARLLAPHLPVVAVSLTPPPERLGDPTGVRMLAKVPILNQLAGRLRLGQAFNIFLRAIDIGGAWMTHIRLQLDQPEVLITPDVAQVGLLDQVDIRAVAAIGEVAAREALPQLEAATSTWAAWRRRLKPTPLNLNDVEVL